A window of Leptospira brenneri contains these coding sequences:
- a CDS encoding response regulator transcription factor, whose amino-acid sequence MKKSILIVEDIHSIREAIMDLLSTKFNVFGAEHFEEAVWYLTNEKIDLTITDIRLPGKSGIDLVKLIQKEFPNILYALMTAYNINEYIKYAKDLHIWNIIPKYSFLDIHLIEVMVEKLLSNDIFGIEKYFTGDFKVYSQNINSEFEEAPSNGILYKQIKSDQDRSILCGKISKNLIQLGAPKAIQQVLEELTSNAMIRAPRTHEGEYKYQFEIPSHDMVVPLDNIQLMPDDYFLIGYGATESTIFIVVRDQFGSLRKEEILHRLDRHISIDDSTGFPKGLEDSHGRGLYICREISDQLIFNIEPGVCTETIAMINREGRTGFKSLSIYEVDPKSKTNP is encoded by the coding sequence ATGAAAAAATCGATCCTAATTGTTGAAGACATTCATTCCATTCGCGAAGCGATTATGGATCTACTTAGCACTAAGTTCAATGTTTTTGGGGCAGAACATTTCGAAGAAGCTGTTTGGTATTTAACCAACGAAAAAATAGACCTAACCATCACAGACATTCGTCTTCCAGGAAAATCAGGAATCGATTTAGTAAAACTCATCCAAAAAGAATTTCCAAATATATTGTATGCACTTATGACAGCATACAATATTAATGAATACATCAAATATGCAAAAGACCTTCATATTTGGAACATCATTCCCAAATATAGTTTTTTAGACATCCACCTAATCGAAGTAATGGTAGAAAAACTATTGTCCAACGATATCTTTGGGATTGAAAAGTATTTCACTGGTGACTTCAAAGTTTATAGTCAAAACATAAACAGCGAATTCGAAGAAGCTCCGAGTAATGGAATCCTTTATAAACAAATCAAATCCGACCAAGACCGCTCGATCCTTTGTGGTAAAATTTCAAAAAACCTAATCCAACTGGGAGCCCCAAAAGCAATCCAACAGGTATTAGAGGAACTCACCTCCAATGCAATGATTAGAGCTCCGCGCACCCACGAGGGCGAATACAAATACCAATTTGAAATTCCAAGTCACGATATGGTGGTTCCGTTGGACAATATCCAACTCATGCCTGATGATTATTTTTTGATCGGATACGGCGCAACGGAGAGTACGATTTTTATTGTTGTAAGAGACCAATTCGGATCGCTTAGAAAAGAAGAAATTTTACATAGACTCGATCGACATATTAGCATAGATGATTCCACTGGATTTCCAAAAGGTTTAGAAGACAGTCATGGACGAGGTCTTTATATTTGCCGAGAAATTTCTGACCAACTCATCTTCAATATTGAGCCTGGAGTTTGTACAGAGACCATAGCAATGATCAACAGAGAAGGAAGGACTGGTTTTAAATCTCTTTCCATTTATGAAGTGGATCCAAAATCCAAAACAAATCCCTAA
- a CDS encoding nicotinamide-nucleotide amidohydrolase family protein, translated as MEAPFIVIIASGSEITAGRSLDTNSGWMANELFELGWKVKKFITLPDDPDLILLELQTLKRLAETRPVLVLMTGGLGPTEDDYTLETVLKLSGKKSYSVEKAKIRLTRIYESRGKQYSDILPTVIRQTHVPEDTKTLDNSVGIAVGFVEPIGVDSYLVCMPGVPSEMKEMFTRRLVPELKRIYPRENLVQKTKWLWNIGESLYQKDFVETHRDRLFQDVEWGVTANRGYIKCIFQSTDSKKLEAIISELETQYSKIISDDVFSFVHEELLSKNLTIAVGESCTGGLLGKKLTDSPGSSSYFIGGFLTYSNEMKEALLSVPGEMIESFGAVSKEVASAMVEGIYQKTNARYCISITGIAGPGGGSDEKPVGTVWIGLKTPDGSIETHSYIFPGNRESIRENASNTALFLLYQSLKQRKI; from the coding sequence GTGGAAGCTCCGTTTATTGTTATCATTGCTTCTGGTTCTGAAATCACTGCTGGTCGGAGTTTGGATACAAATTCTGGTTGGATGGCGAATGAGTTATTTGAACTCGGTTGGAAAGTAAAAAAGTTCATCACACTCCCTGATGACCCGGATCTCATTCTCTTAGAACTCCAAACTCTGAAAAGGTTAGCAGAAACAAGGCCGGTGCTTGTTCTTATGACGGGTGGGCTTGGTCCCACAGAAGATGATTACACATTGGAAACGGTATTGAAACTGAGTGGGAAAAAATCTTATTCTGTAGAAAAAGCTAAGATCCGTTTGACGAGAATTTATGAATCACGTGGTAAACAATATAGTGATATCCTACCTACAGTGATTCGTCAAACCCATGTTCCAGAAGATACAAAAACTTTGGATAATAGTGTTGGGATTGCTGTTGGGTTTGTTGAACCGATTGGGGTGGATTCCTATTTAGTTTGTATGCCAGGTGTTCCTTCCGAAATGAAGGAAATGTTTACACGGAGACTGGTTCCTGAACTCAAACGAATTTATCCAAGAGAGAACTTGGTCCAAAAAACAAAATGGTTATGGAATATCGGAGAGTCTCTTTACCAAAAAGATTTTGTGGAAACCCACCGAGACAGGTTGTTTCAAGATGTAGAGTGGGGTGTTACTGCCAACCGAGGGTATATTAAATGTATCTTCCAATCGACCGACTCTAAAAAATTAGAAGCCATTATCAGTGAACTGGAAACTCAATATTCAAAAATTATTTCTGATGATGTTTTTTCCTTTGTGCATGAAGAATTACTTTCTAAAAATTTAACGATTGCCGTTGGGGAAAGTTGTACTGGTGGGCTTCTCGGAAAAAAACTAACAGATTCACCTGGTTCTAGTTCCTATTTCATAGGCGGATTTTTAACCTATTCGAATGAAATGAAAGAAGCGTTGTTATCTGTTCCAGGAGAAATGATAGAAAGTTTCGGTGCTGTGAGCAAAGAAGTTGCTTCGGCTATGGTGGAAGGGATCTATCAAAAAACAAATGCTAGGTATTGTATCTCCATCACAGGAATTGCAGGGCCTGGTGGGGGAAGCGATGAAAAACCAGTGGGAACCGTTTGGATTGGTTTAAAAACTCCAGATGGTTCCATTGAAACGCATTCTTATATTTTCCCAGGAAACAGGGAAAGTATTCGTGAAAATGCAAGTAATACGGCTCTATTTTTATTATACCAATCTTTAAAACAAAGGAAGATTTGA
- the argS gene encoding arginine--tRNA ligase — translation MNVNQLLKQLVLLELEKAVDIYLEKNNLSSVKESLKIRIEYSRDEKFGDYSSPFALENKNSLNKNPKEIAEGVLAEIQNDSFFEFVSFSPPGFINFRIQTEFLNRYVTSVMFPKVTFAQTPKKEKILLEFVSANPTGPMNIVSARSAAYGDALANLLTSLGHTVKREFYVNDYGNQVYLLGVAVLLRLFESKGETIQFQEEESDESVVDLIKKRILPKESYRGEYIKDIAIECLEDKERTQFVFDSVSAEKWDEVINFLSRYAVEYNLGRQKEDLALFGVNFDLFFSERSLHEAGDVEKVPSILKKEDVTTIDGKLHFLSTLYGDDKDRVIRREDGRPTYLMADIAYHYNKFTRGFDSLIDIWGPDHYGYIARLKGAVKSFGKPEESFRVLIAQQVNLIENKEKVKMSKRLGIFQTMRDLLSYLGKQGKDVGRYFFLMRSSDAPLDFDLDLAKDESDKNPVFYIQYAHARICSIFRELQVPMNLSLLQAGVSVEFLKQEERSRLLFWVARLQEEVYDTASNFEPHRLTNYLQSLSKSFTKFYSQKDNRIKDKSGKEKETLLALVLYTKYALESGLALLGISAPEKMSKEETT, via the coding sequence ATGAATGTAAATCAATTATTGAAACAACTCGTATTACTTGAGTTAGAGAAAGCCGTCGATATTTATTTAGAAAAAAACAATCTAAGTTCTGTTAAAGAAAGTTTAAAAATTCGTATTGAGTATTCAAGGGACGAAAAGTTTGGGGATTATTCTTCTCCTTTTGCCTTAGAAAACAAAAACAGTTTAAATAAAAACCCTAAAGAAATTGCAGAAGGTGTTCTTGCTGAAATTCAAAATGATTCTTTTTTTGAATTTGTTAGTTTTTCACCTCCAGGTTTTATCAATTTCAGAATTCAAACAGAGTTTCTAAATCGGTATGTTACTTCTGTGATGTTTCCTAAAGTGACATTTGCACAAACTCCGAAAAAAGAAAAAATACTTCTAGAATTTGTTTCGGCTAACCCCACAGGTCCAATGAATATCGTATCTGCGAGGTCTGCAGCCTATGGGGATGCCCTCGCCAATTTACTGACAAGTCTTGGACATACCGTAAAACGAGAGTTTTATGTAAATGATTATGGAAACCAAGTGTATTTACTTGGAGTTGCGGTTCTTTTGCGATTATTTGAATCTAAAGGAGAAACGATTCAATTTCAGGAAGAAGAATCAGATGAATCCGTGGTTGATTTGATCAAAAAAAGAATTCTTCCTAAGGAAAGTTACCGAGGGGAGTATATCAAAGACATTGCCATCGAATGTTTAGAAGATAAGGAAAGGACTCAATTTGTCTTTGATTCTGTGTCTGCAGAAAAATGGGATGAGGTCATAAACTTTCTTTCTCGGTATGCAGTGGAATACAACTTGGGTCGTCAAAAAGAAGATTTGGCTCTCTTTGGTGTCAATTTTGATTTATTTTTTAGCGAACGAAGCCTTCATGAAGCTGGTGATGTAGAAAAGGTTCCTTCTATCTTAAAAAAAGAAGATGTGACTACGATTGATGGAAAACTTCATTTTCTTTCCACTCTCTACGGTGATGATAAAGACCGTGTGATTCGAAGAGAAGACGGCCGACCAACCTACCTTATGGCTGACATCGCTTATCATTACAATAAGTTCACACGAGGGTTTGATTCGCTCATTGATATTTGGGGACCTGATCACTATGGTTACATTGCTCGTCTCAAAGGAGCAGTGAAGTCTTTTGGAAAACCAGAAGAGAGTTTTCGTGTTCTGATTGCCCAACAAGTAAACTTAATTGAAAACAAAGAAAAGGTTAAGATGAGTAAACGTTTGGGGATATTTCAGACCATGCGTGATCTTTTGTCTTATTTGGGAAAACAAGGGAAAGATGTAGGTCGTTATTTTTTCTTAATGAGAAGTTCCGATGCCCCTCTTGATTTTGATTTGGATTTAGCAAAGGATGAATCAGATAAAAACCCTGTTTTTTATATTCAATACGCACATGCAAGGATCTGTTCTATCTTTCGTGAATTACAAGTTCCAATGAACCTAAGTCTATTGCAGGCGGGAGTTTCAGTGGAATTTTTGAAACAAGAAGAGCGAAGTCGACTCCTCTTTTGGGTGGCTCGTCTCCAGGAGGAAGTTTATGATACGGCTTCCAACTTTGAACCACATAGGTTAACGAACTATCTTCAATCATTGAGTAAATCTTTTACTAAGTTTTATTCGCAAAAAGACAATCGCATCAAAGATAAATCAGGTAAGGAAAAGGAAACTCTTCTTGCTTTGGTTCTTTACACCAAGTATGCTCTTGAAAGTGGATTGGCACTTCTTGGAATTTCTGCCCCAGAAAAGATGTCCAAAGAAGAGACTACGTAA
- the recO gene encoding DNA repair protein RecO, with protein sequence MAIRKEKGIVILSRDIGDSDRLISLAGESQSRMNFLSKGIRKSKRRAIITTEIGSLVEVDYYDQPEKDWKSIKEVHLVNRYDELKSDYLGTLFVLYLTELTSLLYPEGESHPFLFQLLSGSLDTSNEKGFQKQILPFFKLRALSHMGHFPTEFYCHTCGEEVLSKSAAYFSVADREFLCSDCHPLPKDHLPVLKLFHTMLSKKFSNVLGVFTRESEYRDGDLILNQFLRSLFGKELKSYFEFYKTIGYL encoded by the coding sequence ATGGCGATTCGAAAAGAAAAAGGAATCGTTATCCTCAGTCGTGATATTGGAGATAGTGATAGACTCATTAGCCTTGCAGGTGAATCACAAAGTAGAATGAATTTCCTTAGTAAAGGAATTCGTAAGTCCAAACGCCGGGCCATCATCACTACAGAGATTGGTTCTCTTGTGGAAGTAGATTATTACGATCAGCCAGAGAAGGATTGGAAGTCCATCAAAGAAGTCCATCTTGTCAATCGTTATGATGAATTAAAATCTGATTATTTAGGTACACTTTTTGTTTTGTATTTAACGGAACTTACTTCTCTTCTTTATCCAGAAGGGGAATCGCATCCTTTTCTTTTTCAACTTCTTTCAGGAAGTTTGGATACTTCTAATGAAAAAGGGTTTCAAAAGCAGATTTTGCCTTTTTTCAAACTACGGGCTCTTTCCCATATGGGGCATTTTCCGACAGAATTCTATTGCCATACTTGTGGAGAGGAGGTGCTTTCCAAAAGTGCGGCTTACTTTTCGGTGGCAGATCGTGAATTTTTATGTTCTGACTGTCACCCATTACCCAAAGATCATTTGCCTGTTTTGAAACTGTTTCATACTATGTTATCAAAGAAATTCTCGAATGTACTCGGGGTTTTCACTCGTGAGTCGGAATACCGGGATGGTGATTTGATTTTGAACCAATTCCTTCGATCTTTATTCGGAAAAGAGTTAAAATCATACTTCGAGTTTTATAAGACAATAGGGTATCTATGA
- the ybeY gene encoding rRNA maturation RNase YbeY has product MNSSLNVVTHLNDQWGGDIEIQSDLVLKNSELILKFLSPNFLQVLELSILLVDDQLMKEINFERRGLDKTTDVLSFPLYSESPPIPFQILGEVVISMDTCRKQASEIGHSIIDEFYRLLVHGILHLFGYDHETNEEDAIQMRKKEDECLELVFER; this is encoded by the coding sequence ATGAATTCATCCCTAAATGTGGTGACCCACCTAAATGACCAGTGGGGTGGGGATATTGAAATTCAATCTGATTTGGTTTTGAAAAATTCTGAACTCATTCTTAAATTCTTAAGTCCTAATTTTTTACAAGTATTAGAATTATCGATTCTTCTTGTGGATGACCAATTGATGAAAGAAATCAATTTTGAAAGGAGGGGGCTAGATAAAACAACAGATGTTCTATCTTTTCCACTTTATTCTGAATCTCCACCGATCCCCTTTCAGATCTTAGGTGAAGTAGTCATTTCGATGGATACTTGTCGTAAACAAGCCAGTGAAATTGGTCATTCGATCATTGATGAGTTTTATCGTCTTCTTGTACATGGAATTTTGCATTTGTTTGGTTATGATCATGAAACAAATGAAGAAGATGCCATCCAGATGCGTAAAAAAGAGGATGAATGTTTGGAATTGGTGTTTGAACGTTAA
- a CDS encoding HD family phosphohydrolase yields MKAILDSSMTQVTDFLTKVRPVSVVRNIQLVLVSLTLLFVTYVLSIPFFGQTRVDTDPDGLFSEGKIAPETIQSAKEFSYEDTEKTNQEKQKAAANVPFAFDKDFGILVAGIDTNLSEDVELLRTILAEGKGSPAIVKDRIPRWRNRTNEEIQAILDYPRKDKLKNFIQQYTNLIFSKYCIVKEDLPFAKDLDKAGAKIRNIGTQDQTYFIDGNLVIPRSQIYKEGPVASVLSKLASEKLPNVSDSLLKAVSRIGLYYVYSYPACSYNAEETENSRLRASNSIPIQKSRIQANEVVVRSGDVITPEVKFKLDMMNRYATRANLASIISIFLTQCVLIMIVGFYLIRYRPKRLNDLSSNLIIFFTLWIVIASIYLLSKIFYATDSDLSGVYYFGMFVPVGMLCLLLGFVYDEQLSIAIGFFLAFAVFFASRYNPTSFMLAFTVAVVSSIYGRRLLKRIDFLKAGFLLTFVQILITTAGYLFDGREFYVSTGSGFFRDLTNSNLFHITVMCFVNGFASATAVQFLLPLYEYVFNIPTRFKLIELADTGHPLLQQLLTKAPSTYTHTFMVAALSERAAQNLNLDRLLVRVGVYFHDIGKIPNAGFFVENQHLIPKPEHIDKNNPALAAKTVIDHVLDGIEMAKKARLPREIISFIPEHHGTSTMAFFYHKALQEISPSARKNINKKDFQYPGPKPQSKETAIVMIADSLEAASRSLDEVSPESLDELIRKIVNSKLAENQLDESGLTIGDLEIIKSSFQEVLLSSLHQRPKYPKPEDTKALEVAGSKKNKK; encoded by the coding sequence ATGAAAGCTATTTTAGATTCTTCCATGACTCAAGTGACTGACTTCCTAACAAAAGTTAGGCCAGTTTCTGTTGTTCGTAACATCCAACTTGTATTGGTGTCTTTAACTTTATTGTTTGTTACTTATGTTCTTTCGATTCCTTTTTTTGGCCAAACAAGAGTGGATACAGATCCCGATGGACTTTTTTCAGAAGGGAAAATTGCTCCTGAAACCATCCAATCGGCAAAGGAATTTTCTTACGAAGATACTGAAAAAACAAATCAGGAAAAACAGAAAGCTGCTGCCAATGTTCCTTTTGCTTTCGATAAAGATTTTGGAATACTTGTTGCGGGGATTGATACAAATCTTTCGGAAGATGTTGAACTATTACGTACTATTTTAGCAGAAGGAAAGGGAAGTCCTGCCATTGTCAAAGATCGAATTCCTAGATGGCGAAATCGTACCAATGAAGAAATCCAAGCTATCTTGGATTATCCTAGAAAAGATAAGTTAAAGAACTTCATCCAACAATATACCAATCTCATTTTTTCAAAGTATTGTATTGTTAAAGAAGACCTTCCGTTTGCAAAAGATTTGGACAAAGCCGGGGCCAAGATTCGTAATATCGGAACCCAAGACCAAACATATTTTATCGATGGTAATTTAGTCATTCCTCGGTCACAGATTTATAAAGAAGGACCAGTAGCATCCGTACTATCAAAGTTAGCTTCTGAAAAATTGCCGAACGTTTCTGATTCTCTACTCAAAGCCGTCTCGAGGATTGGACTTTATTATGTTTATTCCTATCCTGCTTGTAGTTATAATGCGGAAGAAACTGAAAATTCCAGGTTGCGAGCCTCAAACTCCATTCCCATCCAAAAAAGTCGGATCCAAGCCAATGAGGTTGTTGTTCGTTCGGGAGATGTGATCACTCCCGAGGTAAAATTCAAGCTGGATATGATGAATCGGTATGCGACCAGAGCCAATTTAGCATCCATCATTTCTATTTTTCTCACTCAATGTGTTCTCATTATGATTGTTGGGTTCTATCTGATTCGTTATAGGCCAAAGCGGCTGAATGACCTATCGAGTAATTTAATTATCTTTTTTACACTTTGGATTGTCATTGCTTCTATTTATCTACTTTCTAAGATCTTTTATGCCACTGACAGTGATTTGTCGGGCGTATATTATTTTGGAATGTTTGTCCCGGTGGGAATGCTTTGTTTACTCCTTGGATTTGTCTATGATGAACAACTTTCTATCGCCATTGGTTTCTTTTTAGCTTTTGCGGTTTTTTTTGCCTCTCGTTACAACCCAACATCCTTTATGTTAGCTTTTACTGTTGCAGTGGTGAGTTCTATTTATGGAAGGCGGCTACTCAAACGAATTGATTTTTTAAAAGCGGGGTTTTTACTTACCTTTGTGCAAATTTTGATAACCACCGCGGGTTATCTATTTGATGGAAGAGAGTTTTATGTTTCCACAGGATCTGGTTTTTTTAGGGACTTAACCAATTCGAATTTATTTCACATCACCGTGATGTGTTTTGTGAATGGGTTTGCCAGTGCGACAGCGGTTCAGTTTTTACTTCCCCTGTATGAATATGTTTTTAATATTCCTACTCGTTTTAAACTCATTGAACTTGCCGACACCGGCCATCCTTTGTTACAGCAACTACTAACCAAAGCTCCTTCTACTTACACTCATACCTTTATGGTGGCTGCTTTGTCGGAAAGAGCAGCGCAAAATCTAAACTTGGATAGGCTTCTTGTTCGTGTAGGAGTTTATTTCCATGATATTGGAAAAATACCGAATGCCGGTTTTTTTGTGGAAAACCAACATTTGATTCCCAAACCAGAACATATCGACAAAAACAATCCAGCACTTGCTGCGAAAACTGTCATTGATCATGTGTTAGATGGGATAGAAATGGCAAAAAAAGCAAGGCTTCCTCGGGAGATTATTAGTTTCATTCCCGAACATCATGGAACATCTACCATGGCGTTTTTTTATCATAAGGCCTTACAGGAAATTTCCCCTTCGGCTAGAAAAAACATCAATAAAAAAGATTTTCAATATCCTGGTCCAAAACCTCAAAGTAAAGAAACTGCGATCGTCATGATTGCCGATTCATTGGAAGCTGCTTCTCGTTCACTAGATGAAGTCTCTCCTGAAAGTTTGGACGAACTCATTCGAAAAATCGTAAATTCAAAATTAGCTGAAAACCAATTGGATGAAAGTGGTCTGACCATCGGAGATTTAGAAATCATCAAATCTAGTTTTCAAGAAGTACTACTTTCTAGTTTGCACCAAAGGCCAAAATACCCAAAACCAGAAGATACAAAAGCCTTAGAAGTAGCTGGTTCAAAAAAAAATAAAAAATGA
- a CDS encoding PhoH family protein — MDESFTFQEESLYQTVCGIGDSKLPLWESRLNVKLIPRGKSLIIQGSEDQVQVALDTFHKVEENFKRRPDKADYSFFDIDYLVNKVKDSSGGWPTPGSSDFQKEGETWTPRDKIFVTFKGKPIFPRTKNQENFVDSLHKNYITIAMGPAGTGKTFLSIASACRMMQTGEVDRLILTRPAVEAGENLGFLPGDLTQKVNPYLRPIYDALHECIGFEKTSEYLQVGKIEIAPIAFMRGRTLSHSFIILDEAQNCTLPQLKMFLTRFGKNSKMAISGDATQIDLAHGRSGLEKTVYTLRNLNGIETIFFGREDITRHPIVESIVRRFEENESLFSKKP, encoded by the coding sequence ATGGATGAAAGTTTTACATTTCAGGAAGAATCCCTCTACCAAACAGTATGTGGGATTGGAGACAGCAAACTCCCGTTATGGGAAAGTCGACTCAATGTAAAACTGATTCCGCGTGGTAAGTCTCTCATCATCCAGGGAAGTGAAGACCAAGTCCAAGTTGCCTTAGATACCTTTCACAAGGTGGAAGAAAATTTCAAACGAAGGCCTGACAAAGCAGATTATTCTTTTTTTGATATTGATTACTTAGTGAATAAAGTCAAAGATTCCAGTGGTGGTTGGCCCACACCTGGTTCTTCTGATTTCCAAAAGGAAGGAGAGACCTGGACTCCGAGAGACAAAATCTTTGTCACCTTCAAAGGAAAACCCATCTTTCCCCGCACTAAAAATCAGGAAAACTTTGTCGATAGTCTTCATAAAAACTATATCACCATTGCCATGGGACCTGCAGGAACTGGTAAAACTTTTTTATCCATAGCTTCTGCTTGTCGGATGATGCAAACGGGGGAAGTGGACAGGCTCATCCTAACTCGGCCTGCTGTGGAAGCGGGAGAGAACTTAGGATTTCTTCCGGGTGATTTGACCCAGAAAGTAAATCCTTATCTTCGTCCCATCTATGATGCGTTACATGAATGTATCGGGTTCGAAAAAACAAGTGAATATTTGCAAGTTGGAAAAATTGAAATTGCTCCCATAGCTTTTATGAGAGGAAGAACCTTGTCGCATTCCTTTATTATTTTGGATGAAGCACAGAACTGCACTTTGCCTCAATTAAAAATGTTTCTCACTCGGTTTGGAAAAAATTCTAAAATGGCAATCTCAGGGGATGCCACCCAAATCGATTTGGCACATGGCCGGTCGGGACTGGAAAAAACAGTGTATACTCTCCGAAATCTAAATGGAATTGAAACGATTTTCTTTGGGAGAGAAGATATTACACGCCACCCGATCGTCGAATCCATAGTAAGAAGATTTGAAGAAAACGAGAGTTTGTTCTCTAAAAAACCATGA
- the aspS gene encoding aspartate--tRNA ligase, which produces MNQWVSSEYKNRIRATSVSDASVGKTLFLSGWAFRYRDQGGVIFIDLRDRSGILQIVARKEILGDDFSKVEKIRSEYVIAVKGKLSLRDAESVNPKMETGKYELIAESVEILNTSKTPPFTLDEFDPSGEEIRLKYRYLDMRRDELRDRLVLRHKLTFALREYLDSKSFLEIETPILNKSTPEGARDFLVPSRLNAGEFYALPQSPQLFKQILMIGGMERYFQIVKCFRDEDLRADRQPEFTQLDMEFSFVTEDDIRAEIESMWTFALKKVFGLEVNAPFMKMPYHVAMEEYGSDKPDIRFGMKLVNVSEIVKDADFQVFSAAVSGGGVVKAICVPGGSVISRKEIEDLTGWLSRDFRAKGLAYMKHGAGGLESTITKRFTPEALDAIAKAVGSKEGDMVFFGADSSKIVNASLGALRLKLSEKYDPPKLPYSFHWVVDFPMFELDEATKTWTFLHHPFTSPKEEDFDKLRDWKAGKSVDLSSIGAKAYDLVLNGTEIGGGSIRIHNPEIQSLVLEAIGIGEEDAKSKFGFLLDALSFGAPPHGGIAFGVDRIMMLLTGGTSIRDVIAFPKTQKGTCMMSEAPGPVDAKQLEELKLRVVTI; this is translated from the coding sequence TTGAATCAGTGGGTCAGTTCCGAATATAAAAATAGAATTCGTGCAACGAGTGTATCGGATGCATCTGTCGGCAAAACTTTATTCCTTTCTGGATGGGCTTTCCGTTACCGCGACCAAGGGGGAGTGATTTTTATCGATCTCCGTGATCGTTCTGGAATTTTACAAATTGTTGCTCGTAAAGAAATTTTGGGAGATGATTTTTCTAAAGTAGAAAAAATTCGTTCTGAATATGTGATTGCTGTGAAAGGAAAACTTTCTCTTCGTGATGCAGAATCTGTAAATCCAAAGATGGAAACCGGCAAATACGAGTTAATTGCAGAATCAGTTGAAATTCTAAATACCTCCAAAACTCCACCGTTTACCTTAGATGAGTTCGATCCATCTGGGGAAGAAATTCGTTTGAAATATCGTTATTTGGATATGAGAAGGGACGAACTTCGGGATCGTTTGGTTTTACGTCACAAACTAACATTTGCTCTTCGTGAATATCTAGATAGTAAATCCTTTTTGGAAATTGAAACACCTATTTTAAATAAATCCACTCCCGAAGGGGCACGCGATTTTCTTGTCCCTTCTCGTTTGAATGCAGGTGAGTTTTATGCTCTCCCACAATCTCCTCAACTTTTCAAACAGATCCTGATGATTGGTGGAATGGAAAGGTATTTTCAAATCGTAAAATGTTTCCGAGACGAAGACTTACGTGCGGACCGCCAACCTGAATTCACTCAACTCGATATGGAGTTTTCTTTTGTTACAGAAGATGACATTCGTGCTGAAATTGAATCCATGTGGACCTTTGCTTTAAAGAAAGTTTTTGGTCTCGAAGTGAATGCACCGTTTATGAAGATGCCTTACCATGTAGCCATGGAGGAATACGGATCTGACAAACCAGACATTCGTTTTGGAATGAAACTTGTGAATGTATCTGAGATTGTAAAAGATGCTGATTTTCAAGTGTTTAGTGCTGCTGTGTCTGGTGGTGGTGTGGTAAAAGCCATTTGTGTTCCTGGTGGATCGGTGATTTCTAGAAAAGAGATCGAAGACCTAACGGGTTGGTTGTCACGTGACTTCCGTGCCAAAGGCCTTGCCTATATGAAACATGGGGCAGGAGGCTTAGAGTCTACCATCACCAAGAGGTTCACTCCCGAGGCTTTGGATGCGATTGCAAAAGCCGTTGGATCGAAAGAAGGGGATATGGTTTTCTTTGGAGCGGATTCTTCTAAGATTGTGAACGCTTCTCTTGGTGCTCTCCGATTGAAATTATCTGAAAAATACGATCCACCTAAGCTTCCTTATAGTTTTCATTGGGTAGTGGATTTTCCTATGTTTGAACTGGATGAAGCGACCAAAACTTGGACCTTCCTCCACCATCCTTTCACTTCTCCAAAAGAAGAAGACTTTGATAAACTAAGGGATTGGAAAGCTGGGAAATCAGTTGACCTTTCTTCGATAGGTGCTAAAGCTTATGATCTAGTTCTCAATGGAACAGAAATTGGTGGGGGATCAATTCGGATTCACAATCCTGAAATCCAAAGCTTGGTTTTGGAAGCGATTGGGATTGGTGAAGAAGATGCAAAATCCAAATTTGGATTTTTACTGGATGCCCTTTCTTTTGGTGCGCCACCTCATGGGGGGATTGCTTTTGGTGTGGATCGGATTATGATGTTACTTACTGGAGGAACTTCCATTCGTGATGTCATTGCTTTCCCCAAAACACAAAAAGGAACTTGTATGATGAGTGAAGCACCGGGGCCTGTGGACGCAAAACAACTAGAAGAATTAAAACTCAGGGTAGTCACTATTTAA